A single region of the Lotus japonicus ecotype B-129 chromosome 4, LjGifu_v1.2 genome encodes:
- the LOC130710811 gene encoding uncharacterized protein LOC130710811: MQRKDEVDELQEDEDEDGRRTSSKSGNNTVLVEPNVEIILKLRTVEPYVTYGYPNLETIKELLYNKGHANIDNRKVPLTDDIIEQELGKFGIVCMDDMVHQIDNVGPHLNKVVRFMWPFELNKPSGVLKGLKTPGNR; encoded by the exons ATGcagagaaaagatgaagttGATGAActtcaagaagatgaagatgaagatggcagAAGAACAAGCAGCAAAAGTGGAAATAATACTGTTCTTGTGGAGCCAAATGTGGAAATAATACTCAAGCTGCGGACAGTGGAACCATATGTTACCTATGG ATAtccaaatcttgaaaccataAAGGAGCTCCTTTACAACAAGGGACATGCCAACATAGACAACCGAAAAGTTCCTTTGACGGATGATATTATTGAGCAG GAATTAGGCAAGTTTGGTATTGTATGCATGGATGACATGGTGCATCAAATAGATAATGTTGGTCCCCACCTCAACAAAGTCGTCAGATTTATGTGGCCCTTTGAACTCAACAAACCATCAGGTGTATTGAAAGGATTAAAAACCCCAGGGAACCGATAA
- the LOC130710258 gene encoding LRR receptor-like serine/threonine-protein kinase FLS2 produces the protein MLSLKFSLTLVIVFSIVASVSCAENVETEALKAFKKSITNDPNGVLADWVDTHHHCNWSGIACDSTNHVVSITLASFQLQGEISPFLGNISGLQLLDLTSNLFTGFIPSELSLCTQLSELDLVENSLSGPIPPALGNLKNLQYLDLGSNLLNGTLPESLFNCTSLLGIAFNFNNLTGKIPSNIGNLINIIQIVGFGNAFVGSIPHSIGHLGALKSLDFSQNQLSGVIPPEIGKLTNLENLLLFQNSLTGKIPSEISQCTNLIYLELYENKFIGSIPPELGSLVQLLTLRLFSNNLNSTIPSSIFRLKSLTHLGLSDNNLEGTISSEIGSLSSLQVLTLHLNKFTGKIPSSITNLRNLTSLAISQNFLSGELPPDLGKLHNLKILVLNNNILHGPIPPSITNCTGLVNVSLSFNAFTGGIPEGMSRLHNLTFLSLASNKMSGEIPDDLFNCSNLSTLSLAENNFSGLIKPDIQNLLKLSRLQLHTNSFTGLIPPEIGNLNQLITLTLSENRFSGRIPPELSKLSPLQGLSLHENLLEGTIPDKLSDLKRLTTLSLNNNKLVGQIPDSISSLEMLSFLDLHGNKLNGSIPRSMGKLNHLLMLDLSHNDLTGSIPGDVIAHFKDMQMYLNLSNNHLVGSVPPELGMLVMTQAIDVSNNNLSSFLPETLSGCRNLFSLDFSGNNISGPIPGKAFSQMDLLQSLNLSRNHLEGEIPDTLVKLEHLSSLDLSQNKLKGTIPQGFANLSNLLHLNLSFNQLEGPIPTTGIFAHINASSMMGNQALCGAKLQRPCRESGHTLSKKGIAIIAALGSLAIILLLLFVILILNRRTRLRNSKPRDDSVKYEPGFGSALALKRFKPEEFENATGFFSPANIIGASSLSTVYKGQFEDGHTVAIKRLNLHHFAADTDKIFKREASTLSQLRHRNLVKVVGYAWESGKMKALALEYMENGNLDSIIHDKEVDQSRWTLSERLRVFISIANGLEYLHSGYGTPIVHCDLKPSNVLLDTDWEAHVSDFGTARILGLHLQEGSTLSSTAALQGTVGYLAPEFAYIRKVTTKADVFSFGIIVMEFLTRRRPTGLSEEDDGLPITLREVVARALANGTEQLVNIVDPMLTCNVTEYHVEVLTELIKLSLLCTLPDPESRPNMNEVLSALMKLQTEK, from the exons ATGTTATCTCTAAAGTTTAGTTTGACTCTGGTCATAGTCTTTTCAATTGTAGCCTCAGTTTCATGTGCTGAGAATGTTGAAACTGAAGCTTTGAAAGCTTTCAAGAAGTCCATCACAAATGACCCAAATGGAGTCCTTGCAGATTGGGTTGACACCCACCATCACTGCAACTGGTCTGGGATTGCATGTGACTCTACAAATCATGTTGTTTCAATTACTCTGGCTAGTTTTCAGCTCCAAGGTGAGATTTCACCATTCCTTGGAAACATTTCTGGCCTTCAGCTTCTTGACTTAACTTCAAATTTGTTTACTGGGTTTATTCCCTCTGAGCTCAGTCTCTGCACTCAACTTTCTGAACTGGATCTTGTTGAAAATTCTCTCTCAGGACCAATCCCTCCTGCATTAGGAAACCTGAAAAATCTGCAGTATTTGGATTTAGGTAGTAACCTTTTGAATGGAACCCTCCCTGAGAGTTTATTCAACTGCACTTCTTTGTTGGGTATTGCTTTCAATTTCAACAACCTCACTGGGAAAATCCCATCAAACATTGGGAATCTTATCAACATTATACAAATTGTAGGGTTTGGGAATGCTTTTGTTGGGTCTATACCTCATTCCATAGGTCATTTGGGAGCTTTGAAATCTCTTGATTTTAGCCAAAACCAGTTATCAGGTGTGATACCTCCAGAGATTGGAAAGCTGACAAATTTAGAAAACCTACTACTGTTTCAAAATTCCTTGACTGGGAAAATCCCTTCTGAGATTTCTCAGTGTACCAATCTTATATACCTTGAgttatatgaaaataagttcaTTGGAAGCATTCCTCCTGAGCTAGGAAGTCTAGTCCAATTGCTGACTTTGAGGTTATTTAGCAATAACTTAAACTCCACCATTCCATCTTCCATATTTCGGTTGAAATCGCTAACGCACTTAGGACTCTCAGACAATAACTTAGAGGGAACAATCTCTTCTGAGATTGGATCTCTGAGTTCCTTACAAGTGCTAACCCTGCATTTGAACAAGTTTACTGGGAAAATCCCTTCATCAATAACAAACTTGAGAAACTTGACATCTCTGGCTATTAGTCAGAATTTCCTTTCAGGTGAACTCCCTCCAGACCTGGGAAAGCTTCACAATTTGAAGATTCTTGTCTTGAATAACAACATTCTACATGGACCCATTCCCCCTAGCATTACCAATTGTACTGGCTTGGTGAATGTGAGTTTGTCTTTTAATGCTTTCACTGGGGGAATTCCTGAGGGCATGTCAAGGCTGCATAACCTCACTTTTCTGTCTCTTGCGTCAAACAAAATGAGTGGGGAAATCCCTGATGACCTCTTCAACTGCTCAAATCTTAGTACTCTAAGTCTAGCAGAAAACAACTTCAGCGGATTGATTAAACCTGATATCCAGAACCTGTTGAAACTCTCGCGTTTGCAACTACATACAAATTCTTTCACGGGACTGATCCCGCCGGAGATTGGAAACTTGAATCAACTCATCACTTTGACCCTTTCTGAAAATAGATTTTCAGGTCGAATTCCACCAGAACTTTCCAAACTTTCTCCCCTTCAGGGACTCTCCCTCCATGAGAATTTATTAGAAGGCACAATACCTGATAAACTCTCTGATTTAAAAAGACTAACAACACTTTCATTGAATAACAACAAGTTGGTTGGTCAAATACCAGATTCTATCTCAAGCCTTGAGATGCTTTCATTCTTAGACCTCCATGGAAACAAATTGAATGGATCCATTCCCAGAAGCATGGGGAAGCTTAATCATCTTTTAATGTTGGATCTCTCTCACAACGACCTCACGGGATCGATTCCGGGAGATGTCATTGCACACTTCAAAGACATGCAGATGTATCTTAACCTTTCAAACAACCACTTGGTGGGAAGTGTTCCACCAGAGCTGGGAATGTTGGTAATGACACAGGCCATTGATGTTTCAAACAACAATCTTTCGAGTTTCCTTCCTGAGACGCTTTCCGGGTGCAGAAATCTGTTCAGTCTTGATTTTTCAGGAAACAATATTTCAGGTCCTATTCCTGGAAAAGCTTTTAGTCAGATGGATTTGCTTCAAAGCTTAAACCTTTCAAGAAATCATTTAGAAGGTGAAATCCCTGACACCTTGGTAAAGCTTGAGCATCTTAGTTCCCTGGATCTTTCTCAGAACAAATTGAAGGGAACCATTCCTCAGGGCTTTGCCAATCTTTCTAACCTGCTGCATCTCAATCTTTCTTTCAATCAACTTGAAGGTCCTATACCTACAACAGGAATCTTTGCACATATCAATGCATCTAGTATGATGGGAAACCAGGCTCTTTGTGGAGCGAAACTCCAACGGCCATGCCGAGAGAGTGGTCATACACTATCCAAGAAGGGCATAGCCATTATCGCTGCACTTGGATCTCTTGCTATAATTCTACTTCTattgtttgtgattttaatTCTGAATCGACGCACCAGACTCAGAAATTCTAAACCAAGAGATGACAGTGTGAAATATGAACCAGGGTTTGGTTCAGCATTGGCTCTTAAAAGATTCAAGCCAGAGGAGTTTGAAAATGCCACTGGTTTTTTCAGTCCTGCCAATATCATTGGTGCTAGCAGCTTGAGCACAGTTTACAAGGGTCAATTTGAGGATGGCCACACTGTAGCCATAAAAAGATTGAATCTGCACCATTTCGCTGCAGATACTGACAAGATCTTCAAGAGAGAAGCCAGCACCTTGAGCCAGTTGAGACACAGGAATTTGGTTAAAGTAGTTGGGTATGCATGGgagagtgggaaaatgaagGCTTTAGCTCTAGAGTACATGGAAAATGGCAACTTGGATAGCATCATACATGACAAAGAAGTAGATCAGTCAAGGTGGACATTATCTGAAAGACTTCGAGTTTTCATTTCTATTGCTAATGGGTTGGAATATTTGCACTCCGGTTATGGTACTCCCATTGTGCACTGTGATCTAAAGCCTTCTAATGTCCTTTTAGACACAGACTGGGAAGCTCATGTCAGTGATTTTGGTACAGCTCGAATACTTGGTCTTCATCTACAGGAAGGTAGTACCCTTTCCTCAACAGCCGCTTTGCAAGGCACAGTTGGTTATTTGGCACCAG AATTTGCTTACATAAGGAAAGTAACTACTAAAGCGGATGTGTTCAGCTTTGGAATCATAGTAATGGAGTTTCTAACAAGAAGAAGGCCTACAGGGCTCTCAGAAGAGGATGACGGCTTGCCAATCACTTTGCGTGAAGTAGTCGCAAGAGCCCTTGCAAATGGAACTGAACAGCTTGTTAATATTGTGGACCCTATGCTGACCTGCAATGTCACAGAATACCATGTTGAAGTCTTGACAGAGCTCATTAAGCTTTCATTGCTCTGCACCCTCCCTGATCCTGAAAGTCGACCTAATATGAATGAGGTTCTATCTGCACTTATGAAGCTTCAAACAGAAAAATAG
- the LOC130710259 gene encoding uncharacterized protein LOC130710259: protein MNNKMRPQSSYSSFFSSLKQVEKRLKLDSTQPPQSEPPEECNFTPKGSLTLNSPMFLHLDQTSCSHTRPTQEDSSEPPHAFLSVSQEFPPTHHNHPQTSPSDHLRIEDDDGDDDVDVDDIEQLMKLLGLSEEQKCGLEDVGDEEDDGGGNSCHCEGGFYSKIVGVEGPKCRKEVLRLDGWIKHFLNGDGVEKLEPFRLAHMLLGKAAFISEGADGGFEGLEFPSTIQEYLHTDPPSN, encoded by the exons ATGAACAACAAAATGCGACCACAGTCATCGTATTCCAGTTTCTTCTCCTCACTGAAACAG GTTGAAAAGAGGTTAAAGTTAGATAGCACACAACCGCCACAATCTGAACCGCCAGAAGAATGCAACTTCACACCAAAAGGTTCTTTGACTTTGAATTCACCCATGTTCCTGCACTTGGACCAAACCAGTTGCTCCCACACTCGTCCCACCCAAGAAGATAGCTCTGAACCTCCTCATGCATTCCTCTCTGTTTCCCAAGAATTCCCACCAACCCATCACAACCATCCTCAAACTAGTCCTTCTGATCACCTCaggattgaagatgatgatggtgatgatgatgttgatgttgatgaTATTGAACAGTTAATGAAGCTCTTGGGCCTGTCAGAGGAACAAAAGTGTGGTTTGGAGGATGTTGGTGATGAAgaggatgatggtggtggtaattCTTGTCATTGTGAAGGTGGGTTTTATTCAAAGATTGTTGGTGTGGAAGGGCCAAAGTGTAGGAAGGAGGTGTTGAGGTTAGATGGGTGGATCAAGCATTTCCTGAATGGTGATGGGGTGGAGAAGCTAGAGCCTTTCAGATTGGCACACATGCTTTTAGGGAAAGCTGCTTTCATTTCTGAGGGTGCTGATGGTGGTTTTGAAGGCTTGGAGTTTCCTTCAACCATTCAAGAATATCTTCATACTGATCCTCCTAGTAATTGA